The proteins below are encoded in one region of Paraburkholderia aromaticivorans:
- a CDS encoding amylo-alpha-1,6-glucosidase — protein sequence MQQPEALGGLSGGIDHREPEPDGVFIPTENLNVASATQHVLKSGDTFIVNDPLGDITGHDDGLFVNDTRVLSQLRLTFGGRAPSLLSGSVSSDNTSFTAHLTNRPLPPLGGVSTPEGVIHVERVRVLSGTVLNEAIELTNYGTSDAVVPLSISFASDFRDMFEVRGLKRDKQGRVEPARVEHGEVLLGYVGLDDVARNVRIAFSPEPDKLFADRADYTVKLPAQACVSIYLSVAVQVVAQTDKPIAGVSQPTHALSEAHLSQIDAERPRVGRAAVRAALVDAHLVMRERRRVTARVRSSNPLFNAWIDRSLADLGLLTTDLVTGPYPYAGIPWFSTPFGRDAIITSLQTLWLQPQLAAGVLRFLAEHQARENSPFRDAAPGKIMHEMRKGEMAATGEVPFALYYGGVDTTPLFIVLAGAYAARTGDLALIDELWPALERAAQWVAGVCDKNRYGLLDYQRESDGGLANQGWKDSHDSVFHADGRFPDGPIALVEVQAYASAAFDTMAHFSKLRGLHDSATQYSERAKKIRQCVEEKYWMDEAGFYGIALDGHGELCRVMASNAGHLLAFGLPSRERGESVVRALDSTLFHTGWGVRTLAASQSRFNPMAYHNGSVWPHDNALCARGLSRYGGKAAAVRLLQALFQAAVNFDMRLPELFCGFPRRRGEPPTAYPVACLPQAWAAGSPFMMLEACLGIAIDAERREVVIEQPMLPEGIDWLEVGDLRVGDASVSITFRRIGDKVVASTEQGDVRVVALL from the coding sequence ATGCAGCAGCCAGAAGCCCTCGGCGGCCTTTCGGGCGGAATCGATCACCGCGAACCCGAGCCGGACGGCGTATTCATCCCGACAGAAAACCTCAATGTCGCGAGCGCCACTCAGCATGTGCTGAAGTCGGGCGACACCTTCATCGTCAACGATCCGCTCGGCGATATCACCGGCCACGACGACGGCCTGTTCGTCAACGACACACGTGTTCTCTCGCAACTGCGCCTCACCTTCGGCGGGCGTGCGCCTTCGCTGTTATCGGGCAGCGTCAGCAGCGACAACACCTCATTCACCGCGCATCTGACCAACCGACCGTTGCCGCCGCTCGGCGGTGTCAGCACGCCTGAAGGCGTGATCCACGTCGAGCGCGTGCGGGTGCTGTCGGGCACCGTGCTCAACGAAGCCATCGAACTCACCAACTACGGCACGAGCGATGCCGTGGTGCCGCTGTCCATCTCGTTCGCCAGCGACTTCCGCGACATGTTCGAAGTGCGCGGCCTGAAGCGCGACAAGCAGGGCCGTGTCGAACCGGCGCGCGTCGAGCACGGCGAGGTGCTGCTCGGCTATGTCGGTCTCGACGACGTGGCGCGCAATGTGCGGATCGCTTTCTCGCCGGAACCGGACAAGCTTTTCGCCGACCGAGCCGACTACACCGTCAAGCTGCCGGCTCAGGCCTGCGTGTCGATCTATCTGTCGGTGGCGGTGCAGGTCGTCGCGCAGACGGACAAGCCCATCGCCGGCGTCTCGCAGCCCACGCACGCGTTGAGCGAAGCGCACCTGTCGCAGATCGACGCGGAGCGCCCGCGCGTCGGACGCGCTGCCGTGCGCGCCGCGCTCGTCGACGCCCACCTCGTGATGCGTGAGCGCCGCCGCGTCACCGCGCGCGTGCGTTCCAGCAATCCGCTTTTCAATGCATGGATCGACCGCTCGCTCGCCGACCTCGGCCTACTGACCACGGACCTCGTGACCGGCCCGTATCCGTACGCCGGCATTCCGTGGTTCTCCACGCCGTTCGGCCGCGACGCCATCATCACGTCGCTCCAGACGCTGTGGCTGCAACCGCAACTGGCCGCGGGCGTGTTGCGTTTTCTCGCCGAACATCAGGCGCGCGAGAACTCGCCGTTTCGCGACGCCGCGCCAGGCAAGATCATGCACGAGATGCGGAAGGGCGAAATGGCCGCCACCGGCGAAGTGCCGTTCGCGCTGTACTACGGCGGCGTCGACACCACGCCGTTGTTCATCGTGCTGGCCGGCGCGTATGCGGCCCGCACGGGCGACCTCGCGTTGATCGACGAACTGTGGCCAGCGCTCGAGCGCGCGGCGCAGTGGGTCGCGGGCGTGTGCGACAAGAACCGCTACGGCCTGTTGGACTATCAGCGCGAATCGGACGGCGGTTTGGCGAATCAAGGCTGGAAGGACAGTCACGATTCCGTCTTTCACGCCGACGGCCGCTTCCCCGACGGTCCGATTGCGCTCGTCGAAGTGCAGGCTTATGCGAGCGCCGCCTTCGACACCATGGCTCACTTCTCGAAGCTGCGCGGCCTGCACGATTCGGCCACGCAATACAGCGAACGCGCGAAGAAGATCCGTCAGTGCGTCGAAGAAAAGTACTGGATGGACGAGGCCGGCTTCTACGGCATCGCGCTCGACGGACACGGCGAACTGTGCCGCGTGATGGCCTCGAACGCGGGTCACCTGCTGGCCTTCGGTCTGCCCTCGCGCGAGCGTGGCGAATCGGTGGTGCGCGCGCTCGACTCCACACTGTTCCACACCGGTTGGGGCGTGCGCACGCTGGCCGCGAGCCAGTCACGCTTTAACCCCATGGCGTATCACAACGGCTCGGTCTGGCCGCACGACAACGCGCTCTGCGCGCGCGGCCTGTCGCGCTACGGCGGCAAGGCGGCGGCCGTGCGGCTGTTGCAGGCGTTGTTCCAGGCGGCGGTCAACTTCGACATGCGCTTGCCCGAACTCTTCTGCGGCTTCCCACGGCGGCGCGGCGAGCCGCCCACCGCGTATCCGGTCGCCTGTTTGCCGCAGGCATGGGCAGCGGGCTCGCCGTTCATGATGCTCGAAGCGTGTCTGGGCATCGCGATCGACGCCGAGCGGCGCGAAGTGGTGATCGAGCAGCCGATGCTGCCCGAAGGCATCGACTGGCTCGAAGTGGGCGATCTGCGGGTGGGCGATGCTTCGGTGTCGATCACGTTCCGCCGCATCGGCGATAAGGTCGTGGCCTCGACGGAACAGGGCGACGTGCGGGTGGTGGCGCTTCTTTAA
- a CDS encoding C45 family autoproteolytic acyltransferase/hydolase, whose product MVTSKQGLSLLQVSGEPYDLGYRLGELARPVFADYMNQSNAWEAVRRWRGAPFVQALRDAAHAHFPTLLAELDGMAAGLGWAAEDVFLWNCRGELIHNAPDGCTTLAAVVGDTRFIAHNEDGAPFLRERCALVEVQPAGKPGFVSFYYPGSLPGHTFAASRAGVVQAINNLRIRSPVAGVPRMLLARAVLDAASLDEALQILRDTPAASGFHHTLGCAGDTRVFSVEASAQRCSVQTVANLYGHANHMIHPGCEAEAQIVTDSSRDRQLRVDTLLPAITRPLQPAALLDVLHDRAPSGLPIYRDDPRDPDDENTLASALFDIGNAGVSMKVYRQGQCAFDTFIARTASERGGA is encoded by the coding sequence ATGGTGACGTCGAAGCAGGGTTTGAGTCTTTTGCAGGTGAGCGGCGAGCCGTATGACCTCGGCTACCGGCTGGGTGAACTCGCGCGGCCGGTTTTCGCCGACTACATGAATCAGAGCAACGCATGGGAGGCGGTTCGGCGTTGGCGCGGTGCTCCGTTCGTGCAGGCACTGCGCGATGCGGCGCATGCGCATTTCCCGACGTTGCTCGCCGAGCTCGACGGCATGGCGGCGGGCCTCGGCTGGGCGGCAGAAGACGTGTTTCTCTGGAACTGCCGCGGCGAACTGATTCACAACGCGCCGGACGGTTGCACCACGCTGGCAGCGGTCGTTGGCGACACGCGCTTCATCGCGCATAACGAAGACGGCGCCCCGTTTCTGCGCGAGCGTTGCGCGTTGGTCGAGGTGCAGCCGGCCGGCAAACCCGGCTTCGTGAGTTTCTATTACCCTGGATCGCTGCCGGGACATACCTTCGCCGCGAGCCGCGCCGGCGTCGTGCAGGCGATCAACAATTTGCGCATTCGCTCACCCGTCGCCGGCGTGCCGCGCATGCTCCTCGCGCGGGCCGTGCTCGACGCCGCCTCGCTCGATGAAGCGTTGCAGATCTTGCGCGACACGCCGGCCGCGAGCGGCTTTCATCACACGCTCGGCTGCGCGGGCGACACGCGCGTCTTCAGCGTCGAAGCCAGTGCGCAGCGATGTTCCGTGCAAACGGTGGCGAACCTCTACGGCCACGCGAACCACATGATTCATCCAGGCTGCGAGGCCGAAGCGCAAATCGTCACGGATTCTTCGCGAGACCGTCAATTGCGCGTGGATACCTTGTTGCCTGCGATCACGCGCCCGTTGCAACCCGCCGCCTTGCTCGACGTCTTGCACGATCGCGCGCCCTCGGGCCTGCCGATCTACCGCGACGACCCGCGCGATCCGGACGACGAAAACACGCTCGCCTCGGCGCTCTTCGACATTGGCAACGCCGGTGTGTCGATGAAAGTTTACCGGCAGGGGCAGTGCGCATTCGACACCTTCATCGCCCGCACGGCATCTGAACGAGGCGGCGCTTAA
- a CDS encoding aspartate aminotransferase family protein, giving the protein MSTVFHRTPKQSLPVAVAGDGIEIIDSTGKRYIDASGGAAVSCLGHSNQRVIDAIKRQSQQLPYAHTSFFTTAPAEELADRLVASAPQGLDHVYFVSGGSEAIEAALKLARQYFVEKGEPQRRHFIARRQSYHGNTLGALAIGGNAWRREPFLPILIEAHHVSPCYAYREQRADETEEAFAQRLADELEQKILELGADTVAAFVAETVVGATAGAVPPVREYFRKIRAVCDRYGVLLILDEIMSGMGRTGYLYACEEDGVAPDILTIAKGLGAGYQPIGATLVSDRIYQAIVGGSGFFQHGHTYIGHATACAAALEVQRVIAEDKLLPNVLARGEQLRGRLREHYAQHPHIGDVRGRGLFVGVELVKDRASKTPFDARLKLHAAIRREAFARGLMVYPMGGTVDGQIGDHVLLAPPFICTERDIDEIVSRFTDAVSGALAAV; this is encoded by the coding sequence ATGTCCACCGTTTTTCATCGAACGCCTAAACAGTCGCTGCCGGTCGCCGTCGCGGGCGATGGCATCGAGATCATCGATTCCACCGGCAAGCGCTATATCGACGCGTCCGGCGGCGCCGCCGTCTCGTGTCTCGGTCACAGCAACCAGCGCGTGATCGACGCGATCAAACGGCAATCGCAGCAGTTGCCATACGCGCACACGTCGTTCTTCACCACCGCGCCCGCCGAAGAACTCGCCGACCGTCTGGTGGCGAGCGCGCCGCAAGGGCTCGACCATGTTTATTTCGTGTCGGGCGGTTCCGAGGCGATCGAGGCGGCGCTGAAACTCGCGCGCCAGTATTTCGTGGAGAAGGGCGAACCGCAGCGCCGCCATTTCATCGCGCGTCGGCAGAGCTATCACGGCAACACGCTGGGCGCGCTGGCGATCGGCGGCAACGCGTGGCGTCGCGAACCGTTCCTGCCGATCCTGATCGAAGCGCATCACGTGAGTCCGTGTTACGCGTATCGCGAGCAGCGTGCCGACGAAACCGAAGAGGCCTTCGCGCAGCGTCTCGCCGACGAACTCGAGCAGAAGATTCTCGAACTCGGCGCGGACACGGTCGCCGCCTTCGTCGCGGAAACGGTGGTCGGCGCGACGGCCGGCGCGGTGCCGCCGGTGCGCGAGTATTTCCGCAAGATTCGCGCGGTATGCGATCGCTACGGCGTGCTGCTGATTCTCGACGAGATCATGTCGGGCATGGGCCGCACCGGCTACCTGTACGCCTGCGAGGAAGACGGCGTGGCGCCGGATATCCTGACCATCGCCAAAGGGCTCGGCGCGGGCTATCAGCCGATTGGCGCGACGCTCGTGAGCGACCGGATCTATCAGGCGATCGTCGGCGGCTCGGGGTTCTTTCAGCATGGCCATACCTATATCGGCCATGCCACCGCTTGCGCCGCGGCGCTCGAGGTGCAACGCGTGATCGCGGAAGACAAGCTGCTGCCCAACGTGCTGGCGCGCGGCGAACAGTTGCGTGGCCGGTTGCGCGAACACTATGCGCAGCATCCGCACATCGGCGACGTGCGCGGCCGGGGGCTGTTCGTCGGCGTCGAACTGGTCAAGGACCGCGCGAGCAAAACACCGTTCGACGCCCGGCTCAAGCTGCATGCAGCGATCCGGCGCGAGGCGTTCGCGCGTGGTTTGATGGTGTATCCGATGGGCGGCACCGTCGACGGCCAGATCGGCGATCATGTGCTGCTGGCACCGCCGTTCATCTGCACCGAGCGCGACATCGACGAGATTGTCAGCCGGTTCACTGATGCGGTCAGCGGCGCGCTCGCCGCCGTTTGA
- a CDS encoding MurR/RpiR family transcriptional regulator has protein sequence MPDSFDQLAALIRARFSELSPQFQMGAGFLLDHPDEVAVSSMRKVAERAQVQPASLVRLSQQLGFPGWNELRNLFVARVRTRPEPLTSRARSLVKSKDALANDLLVAQQHNLEVTAAHNGRVIVEAARLLRRAPHVHVAGFRSCYAVAFGLVYGYRLFRSSVSLLNGEAGTLEMQLRTIERDSATIVISFAPYSVEAARVAEAALEKGSKLIAITDSAVSPIALNADKVLIFSHESPSFFPSLVAATALAESLVAHLLALEGADAVEQLAIAEQSLHAKGAYVP, from the coding sequence ATGCCTGACAGTTTCGACCAGCTCGCCGCCCTGATCCGGGCGCGCTTTTCCGAACTGAGTCCGCAGTTCCAGATGGGAGCGGGTTTCCTGCTCGATCATCCCGACGAGGTCGCGGTCTCGTCCATGCGCAAAGTGGCGGAAAGGGCGCAGGTGCAACCGGCTTCGCTGGTGCGCCTGTCGCAGCAACTCGGTTTCCCCGGCTGGAACGAATTGCGCAACCTGTTCGTCGCACGCGTGCGCACGCGGCCCGAGCCGCTCACGAGCCGCGCCCGTTCGCTCGTCAAATCGAAAGATGCGCTGGCAAACGACCTGCTGGTCGCACAGCAGCACAATCTCGAGGTCACCGCCGCGCACAACGGCCGCGTGATCGTGGAAGCGGCGCGTTTGCTGCGGCGCGCGCCGCATGTGCATGTGGCCGGCTTCCGGTCCTGTTACGCGGTGGCGTTCGGTCTCGTGTACGGTTACCGGCTGTTCCGTTCCTCGGTGTCCTTGCTCAACGGCGAGGCCGGCACGCTGGAAATGCAGTTGCGCACGATCGAGCGCGATAGCGCGACCATCGTGATCAGTTTCGCGCCGTATTCGGTGGAAGCCGCGCGCGTAGCCGAAGCCGCGCTGGAAAAGGGCAGCAAGCTGATTGCCATCACCGACAGCGCCGTCTCGCCGATCGCCTTGAACGCCGACAAGGTGCTGATCTTTTCGCACGAGAGTCCCTCGTTCTTTCCATCGCTGGTGGCGGCTACGGCGCTGGCCGAGTCGCTGGTCGCGCATCTGCTCGCGCTGGAAGGCGCGGATGCGGTCGAACAGCTCGCCATTGCAGAGCAGTCGCTGCATGCGAAGGGCGCCTACGTGCCTTGA
- a CDS encoding carboxymuconolactone decarboxylase family protein, producing the protein MTERLPHFDPSAATPVQKAVLDEILSGPRGNLNGPFLGWIHSPELAQQAQRLGAFCRYRTGLPLRLSELAILVTAARWQAQAEWYIHYPIALQAGVSEADAETIRVGKRPDFADADDALIHDFASELYDTKRVSDAIYAKAVERFGHQVVINLVGLLGYYALVAMTLNVFGMRAVGQESLPFAE; encoded by the coding sequence ATGACCGAGCGTTTGCCTCACTTCGACCCGTCCGCCGCCACGCCGGTACAGAAAGCAGTGCTCGACGAAATTCTGTCCGGCCCGCGCGGCAATCTGAACGGGCCGTTTCTCGGCTGGATTCATAGTCCGGAACTGGCCCAGCAGGCGCAGCGTCTGGGCGCGTTTTGCCGCTATCGGACGGGTTTACCGCTGCGCCTGTCGGAACTTGCGATTCTGGTGACCGCGGCGCGCTGGCAGGCGCAGGCGGAGTGGTACATCCATTATCCGATCGCGCTGCAAGCCGGCGTGTCCGAAGCGGATGCCGAGACGATTCGCGTGGGAAAGCGCCCGGATTTCGCGGACGCCGACGACGCGTTGATCCACGACTTCGCGAGCGAGTTGTACGACACGAAGCGCGTTTCGGACGCGATCTATGCGAAGGCGGTCGAACGCTTCGGACATCAGGTGGTCATCAATCTGGTGGGCCTGCTCGGCTATTACGCGTTGGTGGCCATGACGCTGAACGTGTTCGGCATGCGCGCGGTCGGGCAGGAGAGCTTGCCGTTCGCTGAATAG